Proteins encoded by one window of Vibrio algicola:
- a CDS encoding chalcone isomerase family protein, with translation MFKLCLSLILLSFSVSAHSDEGLNLAQLHKLGQGKMQYLFWDLYQAELFASHRNVDQSDTKALRLTYLKSISKNDLLEATQDQWQRLGITSNQTDVWLAELDKIWPNVSSGNQLTLLVNPQGVSAFYFASHATHSVKAMGSIKDVDFGPAFLSIWLSPKTSEPKLRQQLLGSQPQ, from the coding sequence ATGTTTAAATTATGTTTATCATTGATATTACTTAGCTTTTCCGTTTCAGCTCACAGCGATGAGGGGTTGAATCTCGCTCAATTACACAAATTGGGCCAAGGCAAGATGCAGTATCTGTTTTGGGATTTATACCAAGCTGAATTATTTGCCAGCCATCGCAATGTTGATCAATCCGATACCAAAGCATTACGCCTAACTTACCTTAAATCCATCTCAAAAAATGACTTACTGGAAGCGACTCAAGATCAATGGCAGCGGCTAGGGATCACCTCCAATCAGACCGACGTTTGGCTCGCTGAATTAGATAAAATTTGGCCCAACGTCAGCTCTGGCAATCAATTAACCTTATTGGTTAACCCACAAGGTGTGAGTGCATTTTATTTTGCCAGCCATGCGACTCACTCAGTAAAAGCAATGGGTTCGATTAAAGACGTCGATTTTGGGCCCGCCTTTTTGAGTATTTGGTTATCCCCCAAAACATCCGAACCCAAACTGCGCCAACAATTATTAGGATCACAGCCCCAATAA